A window of the Cicer arietinum cultivar CDC Frontier isolate Library 1 chromosome 6, Cicar.CDCFrontier_v2.0, whole genome shotgun sequence genome harbors these coding sequences:
- the LOC101489329 gene encoding non-specific lipid-transfer protein 1-like: MVMRKFTYLTMMIFMILGIQQTIVALTCSQVERKLTPCVAYVTGSGGAVPQPCCEGVRALNNQAVTTSDRQATCRCIKTLAKELRGLNLDTLAELPSKCGVNLPYTLGPSTDCNKIK, encoded by the exons ATGGTGATGAGGAAGTTTACTTACTTGACGATGATGATCTTCATGATTTTGGGTATACAACAAACAATTGTTGCGCTCACTTGTAGTCAAGTGGAAAGAAAGTTAACACCATGTGTTGCTTACGTGACGGGAAGTGGTGGTGCCGTCCCTCAACCATGTTGTGAGGGTGTTAGAGCTTTAAACAACCAAGCTGTGACCACATCTGATCGTCAAGCCACATGTAGGTGTATCAAGACCCTTGCTAAGGAGTTGCGTGGACTGAATTTAGACACCCTTGCTGAGCTCCCTAGTAAATGTGGGGTTAACTTGCCTTATACTCTTGGCCCCTCCACTGACTGCAACAA GATTAAGTGA